A window of Castanea sativa cultivar Marrone di Chiusa Pesio chromosome 1, ASM4071231v1 contains these coding sequences:
- the LOC142626918 gene encoding uncharacterized protein LOC142626918: protein MEGDFIERLQRINVTEEEGEVCQVRATWRKEILEECSLSLLGRFLTTQPYNQRVVKSLLIAVWRLGSDLRIVDIGEGLFQFKFALESQLKWVINNGPWSFEDHPLVLRRWERGMTAALVIFQTIPMWIEIWGLPFDLLTEETSRDMGRGLGEVVEIDTTIFTSDQARFIRIRIELPLDKPIHRGDCS, encoded by the coding sequence ATGGAGGGGGATTTCATTGAAAGGCTACAAAGAATAAACGTGACCGAGGAGGAGGGGGAAGTGTGTCAAGTCAGGGCAACTTGGAGAAAGGAAATACTAGAAGAATGCTCATTAAGTCTCTTGGGACGCTTCCTAACAACCCAACCTTACAACCAAAGGGTGGTGAAATCACTGCTCATAGCGGTTTGGAGACTGGGATCTGATCTCAGGATTGTTGATATTGGGGAGGGCCTGTTTCAATTTAAATTCGCACTGGAGAGTCAGTTGAAATGGGTCATTAACAATGGTCCGTGGAGTTTCGAAGATCATCCTTTGGTGCTTCGAAGATGGGAACGAGGTATGACAGCAGCCTTGGTGATATTCCAAACGATTCCAATGTGGATTGAGATTTGGGGATTACCATTTGATTTACTTACGGAGGAAACTAGCAGAGACATGGGAAGGGGGCTGGGTGAAGTAGTGGAGATCGATACCACTATTTTCACGTCAGATCAAGCTCGGTTTATTCGTATTAGAATTGAGCTTCCATTGGATAAGCCGATACATAGGGGGGATTGTAGCTAG